Proteins from one Pseudomonas bijieensis genomic window:
- a CDS encoding AraC family transcriptional regulator gives MPPNGHQQLERRIPDLVQLPRPLYARVESLSAGSWTQAHRHDWVQFSYAISGVLGVHTAAGSFFAPPQRGIWIPADLEHHVVTSTRAEMRSLYVHRHACPWADERCRVLEVTPLARELIKVFCQLPVDYPQGDTQEERLVQVLLDQLATLPEVGFSLPLPRHARLLGLCNELIEQPEQNVTLQAWAERLGTSEKTLMRLFQRETGLSFRAWRQRMRLLSSLGSLEKGDSVTSAALSCGYDSTSAFIAAFKGMFGFTPGELFKH, from the coding sequence ATGCCGCCTAACGGACACCAACAGCTAGAACGCCGCATTCCCGACCTGGTGCAATTGCCCAGGCCGCTTTATGCCCGTGTCGAAAGCTTGAGCGCCGGTTCCTGGACGCAAGCCCATCGGCATGACTGGGTGCAGTTTTCATACGCCATCAGCGGCGTCCTCGGTGTACACACCGCCGCGGGCAGCTTCTTTGCCCCGCCACAACGGGGCATCTGGATCCCGGCCGACCTGGAGCACCATGTCGTCACCTCCACCCGGGCGGAAATGCGCAGCCTGTACGTGCATCGCCACGCCTGCCCATGGGCCGACGAACGCTGTCGGGTCCTGGAAGTCACGCCACTGGCCCGTGAGTTGATCAAGGTGTTCTGCCAGCTTCCGGTCGATTACCCACAGGGCGATACGCAGGAAGAACGGCTGGTGCAGGTGTTGCTGGATCAACTGGCAACCCTGCCGGAAGTGGGCTTCTCCCTGCCGCTGCCTAGGCATGCCCGTTTGCTGGGATTGTGTAACGAGTTGATCGAACAGCCGGAGCAGAACGTCACCCTGCAAGCCTGGGCCGAACGCTTGGGTACGTCGGAAAAAACCCTGATGCGCCTGTTCCAGCGCGAGACCGGCCTGAGCTTTCGCGCCTGGCGCCAACGCATGCGCTTGTTGTCGTCCCTGGGATCGCTGGAGAAGGGCGACAGCGTCACCAGCGCCGCGTTGTCCTGTGGGTATGACTCAACATCGGCGTTCATTGCCGCGTTCAAGGGAATGTTCGGCTTTACGCCGGGGGAACTGTTCAAGCATTGA
- a CDS encoding bile acid:sodium symporter family protein → MHIFRHLKRMATDWFLCGMLLATLLAYFFPTFGATGGAMHAEWVVNIGIFVVFFLHGVNLSGEQIRHGLKNIRLHVMVQGFTFGVFPLLWLLSNWLLGSHVPALLMLGFFYLCALPSTISSSVALTGSAGGNVPVAILNASLSSVMGVVLTPLLVSFVVGSGAGGIDLGSTLLDLCMMLLLPLVLGQFLRRWLAGFFGRYKRYTSVIDKLVILLLVYAAFCNSMVSGIWQQQGHGVLLSAVIGSAVLLAIILWATTRTARALGFNSADEVAAVFCASKKSLAAGVPMAALIFGNHPGLGLILLPIMIYHPLQLIVCSILAERYASRHRELASGQNGVLLNAR, encoded by the coding sequence ATGCACATCTTCAGACACCTCAAACGCATGGCGACCGACTGGTTCCTGTGCGGCATGTTGCTCGCCACGCTGCTGGCGTACTTCTTTCCAACCTTTGGCGCCACGGGCGGGGCCATGCATGCCGAATGGGTGGTCAACATCGGCATCTTCGTGGTGTTCTTCCTGCACGGAGTCAACCTGTCCGGCGAACAGATCCGCCACGGCTTGAAGAACATCCGGCTGCACGTGATGGTGCAGGGCTTCACGTTTGGCGTATTTCCGTTGCTCTGGCTGCTCAGCAACTGGCTCCTGGGCAGCCATGTGCCGGCGCTGCTGATGCTGGGGTTCTTCTACCTGTGCGCCCTGCCCTCGACCATTTCTTCCTCGGTGGCCCTGACCGGCAGTGCCGGCGGTAACGTGCCAGTGGCGATTCTCAATGCGAGCCTGTCCAGTGTAATGGGGGTTGTCCTGACGCCATTGCTGGTCAGTTTCGTGGTCGGCAGCGGTGCCGGTGGCATCGACCTGGGTTCGACCTTGCTCGACCTGTGCATGATGTTGCTGCTGCCGCTGGTGCTGGGGCAGTTCCTGCGGCGTTGGCTGGCCGGTTTTTTCGGTCGGTACAAACGCTACACCAGCGTCATCGACAAGCTGGTGATCCTGTTGCTGGTCTACGCGGCGTTCTGCAATTCGATGGTGTCGGGGATCTGGCAGCAGCAGGGCCACGGCGTGTTGCTCAGCGCCGTGATTGGCAGTGCCGTGCTGCTGGCGATCATCTTGTGGGCGACCACCCGCACCGCCCGAGCCCTGGGATTCAACAGTGCCGATGAAGTTGCCGCCGTGTTCTGTGCCAGCAAGAAATCCCTCGCCGCCGGGGTGCCGATGGCGGCGTTGATTTTCGGCAACCATCCCGGCCTGGGGCTGATCCTGCTGCCAATCATGATCTATCACCCGCTGCAGTTGATCGTCTGCTCGATCCTGGCCGAGCGCTACGCCAGCCGTCACCGGGAACTGGCATCTGGCCAGAACGGCGTCCTCCTCAACGCTCGATAA
- a CDS encoding acetyl-CoA C-acetyltransferase: protein MAQLRRVAIIGGNRIPFARSNGAYATASNKAMLTAALEGLIERYDLHGLHIGEVAAGAVLKHSRDMNMTRECVLGSRLSPMTPAYDVQQACGTGLETVLLVANKIALGQIDSGIAGGVDTTSDAPIAVNEGLRRILLQANRAKTTAEKIKVFLQLRPQHLLPDLPRINEPRTGLSMGEHCELMAQTWQIPREAQDQLALESHQKLAASYAEGWQNDLMTPFLGLTRDNNLRPDLTLEKLASLKPAFEKSAKGTMTAGNSTPLTDGASLVLLGSEEWAKARGLPILAYLRDGETAAVDFVNGAEGLLMAPVYAVPRLLARNGLTLQDFDYYEIHEAFAAQVLCTLKAWEDPDYCKTRLGLDAPLGAIDRSRLNVKGSSLAAGHPFAATGGRIVANLAKLLDAAGRGRGLISICAAAGQGVTAIIER from the coding sequence ATGGCACAGCTACGTCGCGTCGCGATCATCGGTGGTAACCGCATTCCCTTTGCCCGTTCCAACGGCGCCTATGCCACCGCCAGCAACAAGGCGATGTTGACGGCTGCCCTCGAGGGGCTGATCGAGCGCTACGACCTGCATGGCTTGCACATCGGCGAAGTGGCCGCCGGAGCGGTGCTCAAGCACTCCCGGGATATGAACATGACCCGCGAATGCGTGCTCGGTTCGCGGCTGTCACCGATGACGCCGGCCTATGACGTGCAACAGGCCTGTGGCACCGGGCTGGAGACGGTGCTGCTGGTGGCCAACAAAATCGCCCTGGGCCAGATCGACAGCGGCATTGCCGGCGGCGTCGACACCACGTCGGATGCGCCGATCGCGGTCAATGAAGGGTTGCGCAGGATCTTGCTGCAAGCCAATCGCGCCAAGACCACCGCCGAGAAAATCAAAGTCTTCCTGCAATTGCGCCCCCAGCACTTGCTGCCGGACTTACCGCGCATCAACGAGCCGCGCACCGGCCTGAGCATGGGCGAGCACTGCGAATTGATGGCCCAGACCTGGCAGATCCCCCGGGAAGCGCAAGACCAGTTGGCCTTGGAAAGCCATCAGAAATTGGCCGCGTCCTACGCCGAAGGCTGGCAGAACGATCTGATGACACCGTTTCTCGGCCTGACCCGGGACAACAACCTGCGCCCGGACCTGACCCTGGAAAAACTCGCCTCCCTCAAGCCCGCCTTCGAAAAAAGCGCCAAGGGCACGATGACCGCGGGCAATTCCACGCCACTGACCGATGGTGCCTCGTTGGTGCTGCTGGGCAGTGAAGAGTGGGCCAAGGCCCGGGGCTTGCCGATCCTGGCGTACCTGCGCGACGGTGAAACGGCGGCGGTGGATTTCGTCAATGGCGCCGAAGGGCTGCTGATGGCTCCGGTCTATGCCGTGCCGCGCTTGCTGGCGCGCAACGGCTTGACCTTGCAGGACTTCGATTACTACGAAATCCACGAAGCGTTCGCCGCCCAAGTGTTATGTACGCTGAAAGCCTGGGAAGACCCGGACTACTGCAAGACCCGCCTGGGCCTCGACGCGCCGCTGGGGGCCATCGACCGCAGCCGGTTGAACGTCAAGGGCAGTTCCCTGGCCGCCGGGCACCCGTTTGCCGCCACGGGCGGGCGAATTGTCGCCAACCTCGCCAAATTGCTGGATGCGGCCGGGCGAGGTCGTGGGTTGATTTCCATCTGCGCCGCCGCCGGCCAGGGCGTGACGGCGATTATCGAGCGTTGA
- a CDS encoding 3-oxoacyl-ACP reductase produces the protein MSDRYIDFANSPIGRRMVGSLGLPSPVRLERWQAGRLRPIEGALLLGGGPLIEQIGTFAKRLTDSIFIYGGEPTLATEWIPGHGPKIKAVVYDASHLLQADQLKQLREFFQPLMKNLDHSAHVVILGRAPERLADPFAASAQRALEGFSRSLAKELRHGGTLQLLYVGDGAEAQLEGALRFFLSPKSAFISGQVIRLNACDTQVQDWTRPLTGLKALVTGAARGIGASIAETLARDGADVILLDVPQAKTDLDALAARLSGRSVTLDICAQDAAAQLIEHLPDGVDIVVHNAGITRDKTLANMTPEFWDAVLAVNLNAPQVLTKALLDSGTLRDNGRVVLLASISGIAGNRGQTNYAASKAGLIGLAQAWAPLLQPRGININAVAPGFIETRMTAEIPFALREAGRRMSSLGQGGLPQDVAEAVAWLAQPGTGAVTGQALRVCGQSLLGA, from the coding sequence ATGTCTGACCGTTATATCGACTTCGCCAATTCGCCCATTGGCCGGCGCATGGTCGGGTCCCTCGGCCTGCCATCGCCGGTACGCCTGGAACGCTGGCAGGCCGGGCGACTGCGGCCGATCGAAGGCGCATTGCTGCTGGGCGGCGGGCCGTTGATCGAACAGATCGGCACGTTTGCCAAGCGCCTGACCGACAGCATTTTCATCTACGGCGGCGAGCCGACCCTGGCCACCGAGTGGATCCCCGGCCATGGCCCGAAAATCAAGGCGGTGGTGTACGACGCCAGCCATTTGCTGCAGGCCGACCAGCTCAAGCAGCTGCGGGAATTTTTCCAGCCACTGATGAAAAACCTCGATCACAGCGCCCATGTCGTCATCCTCGGTCGCGCGCCAGAGCGTCTTGCCGACCCGTTCGCCGCCAGTGCCCAGCGGGCGTTGGAGGGTTTCAGCCGTTCCCTGGCCAAAGAGCTGCGCCACGGTGGGACGCTGCAACTGCTGTACGTCGGCGACGGCGCCGAAGCCCAGTTGGAAGGTGCACTGCGGTTTTTCCTGTCGCCCAAGAGCGCCTTCATCTCCGGGCAGGTCATTCGCCTCAACGCCTGTGACACCCAGGTCCAGGACTGGACCCGACCGCTGACCGGGCTCAAGGCACTGGTCACCGGTGCCGCCCGCGGGATCGGCGCTTCCATCGCCGAAACCCTGGCCCGTGATGGCGCCGACGTGATCCTGCTGGACGTGCCGCAGGCCAAGACCGACCTCGACGCCCTGGCCGCACGCTTGAGCGGGCGCAGCGTCACGCTGGATATCTGCGCCCAGGACGCCGCCGCGCAACTGATCGAGCACCTCCCCGACGGCGTCGATATCGTGGTGCATAACGCTGGCATCACCCGGGACAAGACCCTCGCCAACATGACCCCGGAATTCTGGGACGCGGTGCTGGCCGTCAACCTCAATGCCCCGCAAGTGCTGACCAAGGCCCTGCTCGACAGCGGCACCCTGCGCGACAACGGCCGGGTCGTTCTGCTGGCCTCCATCAGCGGCATTGCCGGCAACCGTGGGCAAACCAACTATGCAGCGAGCAAGGCCGGGCTGATCGGCCTGGCCCAGGCCTGGGCGCCGCTGCTGCAACCACGGGGCATCAACATCAATGCCGTGGCACCGGGTTTCATTGAAACACGCATGACCGCCGAGATTCCCTTCGCCTTGCGCGAAGCCGGGCGGCGCATGAGTTCGTTGGGCCAGGGCGGCCTGCCCCAGGATGTCGCCGAAGCCGTGGCCTGGCTCGCGCAACCGGGCACAGGCGCGGTGACAGGACAGGCCCTGCGGGTATGCGGGCAAAGCCTTTTGGGAGCATGA
- a CDS encoding MaoC family dehydratase, translated as MTIQWHEVSSPPSMSGLYSKAATRRKVTGTTLPEKGLRQVLQVDPQRLAAYRKVCGFVDNGLLPPTYPHVLAFALQMQLLTDRDFPFPLLGLIHLSNRIRVLRPMGGVGQVRVSVNVENLQAHPKGAVFDLVTGLDDQLGPLWEARSQMLCKGVQLDGALVEDSSQASRPLIEVTRWTAPADIGRQYAKVSGDYNPIHLSGLSARLFGFPTAIAHGLWNKARTLAALDDHLPEANIEIDVTFKKPVRLPSEVTLLASAAGSSGQLQLMGAGGLEHMVGEWRPVA; from the coding sequence ATGACGATCCAATGGCATGAGGTCAGCAGCCCGCCATCCATGTCCGGGCTCTATTCAAAAGCGGCGACACGGCGCAAGGTCACTGGAACGACCTTGCCCGAGAAAGGCTTGCGCCAGGTGCTTCAGGTCGACCCGCAACGCCTGGCGGCCTATCGCAAAGTGTGCGGTTTCGTCGATAACGGACTGCTGCCGCCGACCTATCCCCACGTTTTGGCATTTGCCCTGCAGATGCAATTGCTTACGGATCGGGACTTTCCATTTCCGCTGTTGGGGCTGATCCACCTGAGCAACCGCATCCGTGTATTGCGGCCCATGGGCGGGGTCGGCCAGGTGCGGGTCAGCGTCAATGTCGAGAACCTGCAGGCCCACCCCAAGGGCGCGGTATTCGACCTGGTGACCGGCCTCGATGATCAACTGGGGCCGCTGTGGGAGGCCCGCAGCCAGATGCTTTGCAAAGGTGTCCAGCTCGACGGAGCACTCGTGGAGGATTCATCGCAGGCCAGTCGGCCCTTGATCGAAGTCACCCGCTGGACGGCACCGGCCGACATCGGCCGGCAATATGCCAAGGTGTCCGGCGACTACAACCCGATCCACCTGAGCGGCCTCAGTGCCCGCTTGTTCGGCTTCCCCACTGCCATCGCCCATGGCCTGTGGAACAAGGCCAGGACCCTGGCGGCATTGGACGACCATCTGCCCGAGGCCAACATCGAGATCGACGTGACCTTCAAGAAACCGGTGCGCCTGCCCAGCGAGGTGACGCTGCTGGCGAGTGCGGCGGGCTCCAGTGGGCAACTGCAACTGATGGGGGCTGGGGGGTTGGAGCATATGGTAGGAGAGTGGCGGCCGGTGGCCTGA
- a CDS encoding DUF4136 domain-containing protein, translated as MFRRLALLAFTLLLGACASNQVNHDFDTSRDFAAYRSWSWKEPALQYRPDDPRIKSDLTEQRIRQAVADQLDQRGLRPAAAGGRGDVLVQTYLIVEDRQQQVTTNYGGGWGGPWNGYWGGPMYNETRNISYKVATVQIDLLDGKDGKLVWRGSDEQLLSNSPNPTDRNTAVRETVGRILANYPPR; from the coding sequence ATGTTTCGCCGTCTTGCTCTACTGGCCTTCACCCTGCTGTTGGGCGCTTGTGCCTCTAACCAGGTCAACCATGACTTCGACACCAGCCGCGATTTCGCGGCGTACCGCAGCTGGAGCTGGAAAGAGCCGGCGCTGCAATATCGCCCTGATGACCCACGCATCAAGAGCGACCTGACCGAGCAGCGAATCCGCCAGGCGGTTGCCGATCAACTCGATCAACGCGGCCTGCGCCCGGCTGCGGCTGGCGGACGCGGCGATGTGCTGGTCCAGACCTATTTGATCGTCGAGGATCGCCAGCAGCAGGTCACGACCAACTATGGCGGCGGTTGGGGCGGCCCTTGGAACGGCTATTGGGGTGGGCCGATGTACAACGAAACCCGCAACATCAGCTACAAGGTCGCCACCGTGCAGATCGACCTGCTCGATGGCAAGGACGGCAAGCTGGTGTGGCGTGGCAGTGACGAACAACTGCTCAGCAACTCCCCCAACCCGACGGACCGCAACACGGCCGTGCGCGAGACAGTGGGGCGGATCCTGGCCAACTATCCACCGCGCTGA
- a CDS encoding DUF4136 domain-containing protein, which translates to MKGRSGLLVLCLGLVACQGSNPYVATSNPLPPAPPEAATVFDRSAYPAPPRDYGRYRSWAWRDGRLPSGTAWADSAQVAEAVSNALDQRGLRPLHDNRPADLFVSADLRLETRVRQVRDDYDAGYYGGYNRYDRYGPGYGVYHPVPMVRTYQEQVVVVRVDLFDARTGQPVWSASAETGQRGSQSERTDAIREAVEKALSAYPPS; encoded by the coding sequence ATGAAAGGTCGTTCAGGGTTGTTGGTGCTGTGCCTGGGGCTGGTGGCCTGCCAGGGCAGCAACCCCTATGTCGCCACTTCCAACCCGCTGCCACCGGCGCCGCCCGAGGCCGCCACGGTGTTCGACCGCAGCGCCTACCCGGCGCCGCCCCGCGATTATGGGCGCTATCGCAGTTGGGCCTGGCGCGACGGGCGCCTGCCCTCGGGTACCGCCTGGGCGGATTCGGCCCAGGTGGCCGAAGCGGTGAGCAATGCCCTGGACCAGCGTGGCCTGCGCCCGCTGCACGACAACCGGCCCGCCGACTTGTTCGTCAGCGCCGACCTGCGCCTGGAGACCCGCGTACGCCAGGTCCGGGACGACTACGATGCCGGTTACTACGGCGGCTATAACCGTTATGACCGCTATGGCCCGGGGTATGGCGTGTACCATCCGGTGCCGATGGTGCGCACGTATCAGGAGCAGGTCGTGGTGGTTCGGGTGGACTTGTTCGATGCCCGCACCGGGCAGCCGGTGTGGAGCGCCAGCGCCGAGACCGGCCAGCGTGGCAGCCAGAGCGAGCGCACCGACGCCATTCGCGAAGCGGTGGAAAAAGCCCTGTCGGCGTATCCCCCAAGTTGA
- a CDS encoding methyltransferase codes for MSDRHFDQLATRFAEKIYGGAKGAIRLAVLQADLLETLPQRPLRVLDIGAGLGHMSLWLAERGHQVTLAEPAEPMLEGARQRFADAGQSATFIQAPWQDLLGQLTEPYDLVLCHAVLEWLAEPHAILPVLHQLTAPGGWLSLAFYNRDALVYRNLLKGHFRKLRKNDMAGEKQSLTPQQPLDPRALAAQLEGLWQVESQSGVRVFHDYMPVEFQGRVELAQLLEMELAHRRHPAFAGLGRYLHWICRPL; via the coding sequence ATGAGCGACCGGCATTTCGATCAACTCGCCACGCGCTTTGCGGAAAAAATCTATGGTGGGGCCAAGGGCGCGATCCGTCTGGCGGTGCTTCAGGCCGATCTGCTGGAAACCTTGCCCCAGCGTCCGCTGCGGGTGCTGGATATCGGCGCTGGCCTGGGCCACATGTCGTTGTGGCTGGCCGAGCGTGGCCACCAGGTGACCCTGGCCGAGCCGGCCGAGCCCATGCTCGAAGGCGCCCGCCAGCGCTTTGCCGATGCGGGCCAGAGCGCCACGTTCATCCAGGCGCCGTGGCAGGACCTGCTCGGCCAGCTCACTGAACCGTACGACCTGGTGCTGTGTCACGCGGTGTTGGAGTGGCTGGCCGAGCCCCACGCGATCCTGCCGGTGCTGCATCAACTCACGGCGCCTGGCGGTTGGCTGTCCCTGGCGTTCTACAACCGTGATGCGCTGGTCTATCGCAATTTGCTCAAGGGACATTTCCGCAAGTTGCGCAAGAACGACATGGCCGGCGAAAAACAGAGCCTGACGCCGCAACAACCCCTTGATCCGCGAGCATTGGCGGCGCAACTTGAAGGCCTGTGGCAGGTCGAAAGCCAGAGTGGCGTGCGGGTTTTTCATGACTACATGCCGGTGGAATTCCAGGGCCGCGTGGAGCTTGCGCAGTTGCTGGAAATGGAGCTGGCCCACCGTCGCCACCCGGCGTTTGCCGGGTTGGGACGTTACCTGCACTGGATCTGCCGTCCCCTCTGA
- a CDS encoding MazG-like family protein, whose translation MNLVELTERLHAIRDRNDWRQFHSPKNLAMAASVEMAELVEIFQWLTEDQSRQLPADKLAHAGQEVGDIVLYLLLLCSELGLDMDAVVRSKLADSERRFGQ comes from the coding sequence ATGAACCTTGTTGAACTGACCGAACGCCTGCATGCCATTCGTGACCGTAACGACTGGCGGCAATTCCACAGCCCGAAAAACCTCGCCATGGCCGCCAGTGTGGAAATGGCCGAACTGGTGGAAATTTTCCAGTGGCTGACCGAGGACCAGTCGCGCCAGTTGCCGGCGGACAAACTGGCCCACGCCGGGCAGGAGGTCGGTGACATCGTGTTGTACCTGTTGCTGCTGTGCAGCGAGCTGGGCCTGGACATGGACGCCGTGGTGCGCAGCAAACTGGCCGACAGCGAGCGGCGGTTCGGCCAATGA
- a CDS encoding MATE family efflux transporter: protein MSNLITDWRDRLTHRRVWALAAPMILSNISVPLVALVDSTVIGHLPHAHQLGAVAVGASLYTVLAWAMGFLRMGTTGFAAQAAGRGDGAALRQVLLQGLLLAMGLAVLLGAVGVPLSDVALHFMQPSAELNQLTRDFFHTRLFGLPAALASYALVGWFLGAQNARAPLAILLVTNLVNIALNLWFVIGLDWGVTGSARASVIAEWTGALVGLALARHTLRAWPGQVAWAALGLWQNWRPLLAVNRDIFIRSLALQAVFFLITVQGARLGDATVAANALLLNGLLLTAHALDGLAHAVEALCGHAIGARDRLALRRSLVVACGWSLIASLGFALLFLLAGHLFIDMQTNIPDVRDTAYRYLPYLAALPLIAVWSYLLDGLFIGATRAREMRNGMLLTLLLVLPIAWALQGLGNHGLWITFLLFMALRSLTLGAFAWRLQRHDRWLGASAQ from the coding sequence ATGTCCAACCTGATCACCGACTGGCGCGACCGCCTGACCCATCGTCGGGTCTGGGCGCTGGCTGCGCCGATGATTCTCTCCAACATTTCCGTGCCGCTGGTGGCGCTGGTGGACAGCACCGTCATCGGCCATTTGCCCCATGCTCATCAGTTGGGCGCGGTGGCGGTCGGGGCGAGTCTGTATACGGTGTTGGCCTGGGCCATGGGTTTCTTGCGCATGGGCACCACCGGGTTCGCCGCCCAGGCCGCCGGGCGTGGTGACGGCGCGGCATTGCGGCAAGTGTTACTGCAAGGCCTGCTGTTGGCGATGGGGCTGGCGGTGCTGCTCGGTGCCGTCGGCGTGCCATTGAGCGACGTGGCGTTACACTTCATGCAGCCGTCCGCCGAGCTCAACCAATTGACCCGTGACTTCTTCCACACCCGGCTCTTCGGCTTGCCGGCGGCGCTGGCCAGCTATGCGCTGGTGGGCTGGTTTCTCGGTGCCCAGAATGCCCGGGCGCCGTTGGCGATCCTGCTGGTGACCAACCTGGTCAACATCGCCCTGAACCTGTGGTTCGTGATCGGCCTGGACTGGGGTGTGACCGGCTCGGCCCGGGCCTCGGTAATCGCCGAGTGGACCGGCGCGCTGGTCGGCCTGGCGCTGGCCCGCCACACACTGCGCGCCTGGCCCGGACAGGTGGCCTGGGCCGCCCTGGGACTGTGGCAGAACTGGCGCCCGCTGCTGGCCGTGAACCGGGACATTTTCATTCGCAGCCTGGCGCTGCAAGCGGTGTTTTTCCTCATCACCGTGCAAGGCGCGCGCCTGGGGGATGCGACCGTGGCGGCCAATGCCTTGCTGCTCAACGGCCTGTTGCTGACAGCCCATGCCCTGGACGGCCTGGCCCATGCCGTCGAAGCGCTGTGCGGCCATGCCATTGGCGCCCGCGACCGCCTGGCACTGCGCCGCTCGCTGGTGGTGGCGTGTGGCTGGTCGCTGATTGCAAGCCTGGGCTTCGCATTGCTGTTCCTGCTCGCCGGCCACCTGTTCATCGACATGCAGACCAACATCCCCGACGTGCGCGATACCGCTTACCGCTACTTGCCTTACCTGGCGGCCCTGCCACTGATTGCGGTCTGGAGTTACTTGCTCGACGGGCTGTTCATCGGCGCCACCCGCGCCCGGGAAATGCGCAATGGCATGCTGCTGACATTGCTGCTGGTGCTGCCAATCGCTTGGGCGCTGCAAGGGTTGGGCAACCATGGGTTGTGGATCACCTTCCTGCTGTTCATGGCCTTGCGCAGCCTGACCCTCGGCGCTTTCGCCTGGCGCTTGCAGCGACACGACCGCTGGCTCGGCGCGTCAGCCCAGTAA
- a CDS encoding DUF4123 domain-containing protein has protein sequence MSAAVLPGSTPQWLLLDVPSAPAAARLVHGQFAKARCFALFEGTELHGLREHGPLLVDLRQSPALVSLCHLDPRSWPGLLLVSSSPAEQLLAHLRRMLTVTLGLHHKALLSYYNPHIASYFFDGCDPRELSCWLGPISLLRWFGGTWADRAIGSQGWQQLSNPGLPVAALETEHSLSDRQQSQLQRCLLERHAWQWSRATGRDYRRLWEDLQQGLTLGFTERTVLDDWLWLRLQYPEARPVPDLVGGSQRERLDQLRRRWQDGQD, from the coding sequence ATGAGTGCCGCCGTCTTGCCTGGATCAACGCCGCAATGGCTGTTGCTCGACGTACCGAGTGCGCCTGCAGCCGCACGGCTGGTGCACGGGCAGTTCGCCAAGGCACGGTGCTTTGCCCTGTTTGAAGGTACCGAGCTGCATGGGCTGCGAGAGCACGGCCCGCTGCTGGTGGATCTGCGTCAATCGCCTGCGCTGGTCAGCCTCTGTCACCTGGACCCACGTTCCTGGCCGGGGCTGCTGTTGGTCAGCTCATCGCCCGCCGAGCAATTGCTGGCGCATCTGCGGCGCATGCTGACGGTGACGCTAGGCCTGCATCACAAAGCCTTGTTGAGCTACTACAACCCGCACATCGCCAGCTATTTCTTCGACGGCTGCGACCCTCGGGAGCTCAGTTGCTGGCTGGGTCCGATCAGTCTGTTGCGCTGGTTTGGTGGCACCTGGGCCGACCGGGCGATCGGCAGCCAGGGGTGGCAACAACTGTCCAACCCGGGGCTGCCGGTGGCGGCGCTGGAGACGGAGCACAGCCTCAGCGATCGACAGCAGAGCCAGTTGCAACGATGCCTGCTGGAGCGTCATGCCTGGCAATGGTCCCGTGCCACCGGGCGTGATTACCGTCGGCTCTGGGAGGATTTGCAGCAGGGACTGACGCTGGGGTTTACCGAGCGGACAGTGCTCGATGACTGGCTGTGGCTGCGCCTGCAATACCCCGAGGCCCGGCCGGTGCCGGACTTGGTGGGCGGTTCGCAGCGTGAACGGCTCGATCAGTTGCGACGGCGTTGGCAGGACGGCCAGGATTGA